The window CTTCCACCATCTCGTTACCCGAGAACCTCTTATACCACAAGAAGCCCTTTGGAGTAACTACGTGCAGCTCTATCGGTGCCTCAGTGGCTTTATACACCCTGACCATAATCTCATACTTCTTTTCTATCTTTTCGGTTACGACCAATATGTCAATATAGCTTGAGGCCGTAAACCTCCCTCTCACAACGGATCCGAAAACGTAAACTCTTGCATCCGGATCTATCTCTCTCACGATATCTCTTATCCTTCGTGCCACTTTCATGTATTTCTTTAAGTAGTAGAGGGGATTATCGATCGACATACTGCTTGAACACCTCTGTTACAAATCTGTAGAGCAGTACCCTCTTTCTCCTCATAGGAGTAGGGGATATACCTAGAGACTATGTAAGCCTCCTCTAATCTCGCTATATAGTGGAGGTGTTCCTCATCCTCAACGAGCTTCAATATATCGGGCTGACCCAATGAACGAATGAGGGACCTCAGAGAATGAGCTCTGGGGTAGCTCCCCCTCTTAACCAGCAGCTCATACTTCAGGATCAGTTGACAGTACTGCTGTAAATTGAAAACAGCTAGATCCCACTCTCCCTCCTCAATTAATCTCTTAGCGTTTCTCAGGAAGGCCTCAGCTCTCCTCTTCATCAGCTCAGCTTCCTCATAGGACACACGACAGGGGAACCCTATTCGCATATT of the Thermoproteota archaeon genome contains:
- a CDS encoding nucleotidyltransferase domain-containing protein, whose protein sequence is MSIDNPLYYLKKYMKVARRIRDIVREIDPDARVYVFGSVVRGRFTASSYIDILVVTEKIEKKYEIMVRVYKATEAPIELHVVTPKGFLWYKRFSGNEMVE
- a CDS encoding HEPN domain-containing protein, translated to MKRRAEAFLRNAKRLIEEGEWDLAVFNLQQYCQLILKYELLVKRGSYPRAHSLRSLIRSLGQPDILKLVEDEEHLHYIARLEEAYIVSRYIPYSYEEKEGTALQICNRGVQAVCRSIIPSTT